Proteins encoded within one genomic window of Flavobacterium gilvum:
- the pafA gene encoding alkaline phosphatase PafA has protein sequence MKKIILLFVCVFSIYSQAQQRPKLVVGIVVDQMKMEYLYRFSDDFSANGFKRMMDKGFTFYNMNYNYVPTYTAPGHASIYTGTTPATHGIMGNDWFVRSLGKSIYCTDDANAKTLVPGTEKEGAMSPKNLLSTTITDELRMATNFKGKVIGMSMKDRGAILPAGHFANWAFWYGKSGDFISSSFYGDKMPDWVTEFNKEKKYMDYIKKGWSLLRPVETYNESLPDDNPYEGKLDKTARPVFPYDLNKIYQTSGADIMRSVPFSNDLLVDFAMKAISSESLGKDENTDFLTVSFSSTDYVGHLCGPRSMEIQDTYLRLDLSIATFLDYLDKTVGKDNYLVFLTADHAVAENINYLKDRKYDVTNDAAKDVSALLKKFSVDTFGANVVLNYSNFNLYFDKKIIKEKGLELANVKQSFKDFLMGLDQVKRVYSEEDILNASGADYYLNFIFKGYDPKQNGDLVVLYKAGYMENNETGTTHGTPNSYDTNVPLLFYGWHVPQGESNKKEYITEIAPTLSKMLKITTPNGSESQVLEELFVKK, from the coding sequence ATGAAAAAAATTATTTTGTTATTTGTTTGTGTTTTTTCTATTTATAGTCAGGCACAACAGCGTCCTAAGTTAGTTGTTGGAATTGTGGTGGATCAAATGAAAATGGAATATTTATATCGATTTTCAGATGATTTTTCGGCAAATGGATTCAAAAGAATGATGGATAAAGGGTTTACTTTTTATAACATGAATTATAATTATGTGCCTACTTATACCGCTCCGGGGCACGCTTCTATTTATACCGGTACAACACCGGCAACTCACGGAATTATGGGGAATGATTGGTTTGTTCGTTCTTTAGGAAAAAGCATTTATTGTACGGATGATGCCAATGCCAAAACTTTGGTGCCGGGTACTGAAAAAGAAGGAGCAATGTCTCCAAAAAATCTTTTGAGTACAACCATTACAGATGAATTGCGTATGGCAACAAATTTCAAAGGTAAAGTGATCGGGATGAGTATGAAGGATCGTGGGGCAATTTTGCCGGCGGGACATTTTGCAAATTGGGCTTTTTGGTACGGCAAATCGGGAGATTTTATTTCGAGTAGTTTTTATGGGGACAAAATGCCGGATTGGGTTACAGAATTCAATAAAGAAAAAAAATATATGGATTATATAAAGAAAGGCTGGAGTCTGTTGCGTCCTGTTGAGACCTACAATGAAAGCCTTCCTGATGATAATCCTTATGAAGGAAAACTTGATAAAACGGCTAGACCAGTTTTTCCTTATGATTTGAATAAAATTTATCAGACGAGCGGAGCTGATATCATGAGATCTGTTCCCTTTTCAAATGATCTTTTGGTTGATTTTGCAATGAAAGCCATTTCAAGTGAATCTTTAGGAAAAGATGAAAACACAGATTTTCTGACAGTAAGTTTTTCTTCAACTGATTATGTTGGGCATTTGTGTGGTCCAAGATCTATGGAAATTCAGGATACTTATTTACGATTGGATCTCTCCATTGCTACTTTTTTGGATTATTTGGATAAAACTGTCGGAAAGGATAATTATTTGGTTTTCCTTACTGCTGATCATGCCGTTGCAGAGAATATTAATTATCTGAAAGATCGTAAATATGATGTTACCAATGATGCTGCTAAAGATGTTTCTGCTTTGTTGAAGAAGTTTTCTGTTGATACATTTGGTGCAAACGTAGTACTGAATTACTCTAATTTTAATTTGTATTTTGATAAAAAGATTATCAAAGAAAAAGGATTGGAGTTGGCCAATGTAAAACAAAGTTTTAAAGACTTTTTAATGGGATTGGATCAGGTTAAAAGAGTTTATTCCGAAGAAGATATTTTAAATGCATCAGGTGCCGATTATTATCTGAATTTTATTTTCAAAGGTTATGATCCAAAACAGAACGGAGATTTAGTTGTTCTTTATAAAGCTGGGTATATGGAAAATAACGAAACAGGAACGACCCACGGTACGCCTAATAGCTATGATACCAATGTTCCTTTGCTTTTCTACGGTTGGCACGTTCCGCAAGGAGAATCGAATAAAAAAGAATATATAACAGAAATTGCTCCAACACTTTCTAAAATGCTAAAAATTACGACTCCAAACGGCTCAGAATCACAAGTTTTGGAAGAGCTATTTGTTAAGAAATAA
- a CDS encoding c-type cytochrome produces the protein MKKIIKWVLLSFVILVMIVLSYVKFALPNVGELKYLSIKPTISKIERGKYLASHVCVCIDCHSSRNWNEFSGPLVDGTIGMGGEVFDQRFGFPGSFYSKNITPSGIGDWTDAEVLRAISSGVSKDGSALFPVMPHPHFGQMDKEDLESIIVYLRTLKPIKNIVPKSEPDFPMNFIVNTIPKEAQFSKIPDKNNAVAYGAYLVNAASCIMCHTQQEKGEAIAGMEFAGGFEFPIITGGTVRSANITQDKITGIGKWTEADFVKRFKSYTDSTYVPNKIEKGNFNTVMPWTMYGGMNEQDLKAIFAYLKTIKPIRNNVVKFVSQ, from the coding sequence ATGAAGAAAATTATCAAATGGGTTTTATTGTCGTTTGTCATTCTTGTAATGATTGTTTTGTCGTATGTAAAGTTTGCTTTGCCTAATGTTGGGGAATTGAAATATCTCAGTATTAAGCCGACAATAAGCAAAATTGAAAGAGGGAAGTACCTTGCTAGCCATGTTTGCGTATGTATTGACTGTCATTCGAGTAGGAACTGGAATGAGTTTTCTGGGCCATTGGTTGATGGAACTATCGGTATGGGAGGAGAAGTTTTTGACCAGAGGTTTGGTTTTCCGGGTAGTTTTTATTCTAAAAATATTACGCCTTCAGGAATTGGTGATTGGACAGATGCCGAAGTTTTGCGCGCTATTTCAAGTGGTGTTTCCAAAGATGGTTCTGCATTGTTTCCTGTAATGCCGCATCCTCATTTTGGGCAAATGGATAAAGAAGATCTGGAATCGATAATTGTGTATTTACGAACTTTGAAACCTATTAAAAATATAGTTCCAAAATCTGAACCTGATTTTCCGATGAATTTTATAGTGAACACTATTCCGAAGGAAGCTCAATTTTCAAAAATTCCAGATAAAAATAATGCGGTTGCTTACGGTGCTTATTTAGTAAATGCTGCATCTTGTATAATGTGTCATACACAACAAGAAAAGGGTGAAGCTATCGCTGGAATGGAATTTGCCGGAGGTTTTGAATTCCCTATTATAACCGGAGGAACTGTGCGTTCTGCCAATATTACTCAAGACAAAATTACTGGAATCGGCAAATGGACAGAAGCTGACTTTGTCAAACGATTCAAATCCTATACAGACAGTACTTATGTTCCTAATAAAATAGAAAAAGGGAATTTTAATACCGTTATGCCTTGGACAATGTATGGAGGGATGAATGAGCAGGATTTAAAAGCGATTTTCGCCTATTTAAAGACAATAAAGCCGATACGTAATAACGTTGTGAAATTTGTAAGTCAATAG